In Bosea sp. PAMC 26642, the DNA window CGTGCCGGCCGCGACGTAAAACAGCAGCGCGTGCACGGCGGCGGCCAGTGCGTCGGGCCGCCCGCCATTGACCGTCTCGACCCGCAGGCCAGCCATCCGCATGCCCCAGGTCGCCTGCCTGCGCCCGCCGATGGTGATGGCGGCATAAACGAACGCGGTCGCAGCAACCGCCGGGAACAACAGCCAACCAAGTCCCAGCGTCAGCACACCGAGCACGGTGATCGCGAAAATCAGGAGCGAGCTCAGGATGAAGACCACGACGATGTCGCCGATCCAGGCGAAAACGCGCGAGCCCAGCACGCCGCTGACGTCCTGCACGGGCCGTTGCTCGATCGGGGTGATCGGGGAGGCGCTGTAACGGGTGTCGCTCATCGGGGTCACGATCTGCTCCGGAAGGCGCGAAACCCGCGCCGCAGCAACAATGTTTGATCAGCGACCCGGTTCCACAAGACCCCGCGGCAGAATTCGTCGCGGCGCATAGCCGTTCGTGCGCAAGGCCGCCTCGATCGCCTGCGAATGCGAGGCGCCGCGTGTCTCCACGGTGACGTCGAGCGTCACGCCCTTGGCCGGCACGTCGAGGAAGAGTCGGCCGTGGCTGACCTCCAGGATGTTGGCGCCTTCGTCCCCGAGTAGGCTGGCCACCTTGCCGAGCAGGCCCGGCCGGTCGCTTGTCGTCAGGCGGAAGGCGATGATGCGGTCCTCTCGCTCCAGTTCGCGCACCATGATCGCCGCGAGCAGGCGGGTATCGATATTGCCGCCGCAGAGCACGAGCCCGACCTTGCGGCCGGCATAGCGCGCGGGCTCCTTCAGCATCGCGGCCAACCCCGTCGCGCCCGCGCCCTCGGCGAGCGTATGCTGCAGGCAGGCATAGGCGTTGACCGCACGCTCGATCAGGTCTTCGCCGACCAGCACGATGTCGGCGACGAGGCTGGAGACGATCGGCAGCGTCTGCACGCCCACCGTCTTGACCGCGATGCCCTCCGCCAGCGTCGCTCCGCCGACGTCGAGATCCTCGGCATTCACCGCATTGTAGAAGGAGGGGTAAAGCTCGGCCTCGACCCCGATCAGCTCGATCGCGGGCTTGATCGCCTTCGCCGCGACCGCATTGCCGGCCATCAGCCCGCCGCCGCCGAGCGGGATGATCAGCACGTCGAGATCGGGCGCGTCGTCGAGCATCTCGCGGGCGATCGTGCCCTGTCCCGCCATCACCGCGGCGTCGTCGTAAGGGTGGACGAAAACCAGCCCCTCGGCCTGCGCCAGTTCGCGCGCCTTCTGGGCGGATTCATACAGCGTCTCGCCATGCAGCACGACGCGGGCGCCGTGGCTGCGGGTATTCTCGACCTTCACCAGCGGCGTCGTCTCGGGCATCACGATCGTCGCCGGGATGCCGAAGCGGCGCGCATGATAAGCCACCGCCTGGGCGTGGTTGCCGGCCGACATGGCAATGACGCCGCGTGCCCTCTCATCCGCGTCGAGCGTCAGCAGCTTGTTGACCGCGCCGCGCTCCTTGAACGAGGCCGTCGCCTGCATGTTCTCGTGCTTCACCAGAACGGTCGCGCCGGTGAGGTCGGACAGGCGTGGCGCCGGCACCAGCGGCGTGCGCAGCACATGGCCCTGGATCCGGCCGGCGGCCTCCTCGATGTCCTGCGGGGTGATCGCGAAGGGCTCGCTCATCGGCGTGTTCCGTTCAGACCTGTCTCGGCGCGAGCGCGCCATCACCGAAGAACCCGCCCGGGCGCAGGATCAGCACCGCCGCGAGCAGCGTGTACACGGCGATGTCGCGCTGCTCCAGCGGCATGGTCGAAGACCAGACCACCTCGAAGGCAGCAATGCAAAGCCCGCCCAGCGCCGCACCGCCGACTGAGCCGATGCCGCCGAGGATCGCCGCCACCAGCGCCTTCAATCCCAGCGTGAAGCCTCCGGCAAATCCCATGCCGCCATAGATCACGGTGACGATGACGCCGGCCATGCCGCAGGCGGCGCAGGCCAGGATCAGCGCCTTGTCGTGCACGGACCGCGCATCGACGCCGAACAAGGCCGCCGTGCGCGCATCGTCGGAGACCGCTCGCCACGCCCGGCCATAGCCCGAATGCCAAATCAGCAGCACGATCCCGAGCGTGACGCTAAGCCCCGCCGCCGCGACCGCCAGGCCCAGCGGCGTCGTCGTCACGATGAAGCTTCCGGCCCTTGCCAGCGACCAGGGCTCGTTGAACACCGGCGGCAGCCAGCGCAGATCGGGCCCCTGCGCCAGCCGCAGATACTCCGATAGCGCGATCGAGAGCCCGATCGTGGCGATCAGCACCTGCTGGCCGTTGGCGCGAGCGAGCGGGCGCAGCACGAAGCGCCCCATCGCGAAGCCGT includes these proteins:
- a CDS encoding RDD family protein, which codes for MSDTRYSASPITPIEQRPVQDVSGVLGSRVFAWIGDIVVVFILSSLLIFAITVLGVLTLGLGWLLFPAVAATAFVYAAITIGGRRQATWGMRMAGLRVETVNGGRPDALAAAVHALLFYVAAGTVGLWVVDIACGFVRADRRLGHDLLTGLVVVRA
- a CDS encoding threonine ammonia-lyase, with product MSEPFAITPQDIEEAAGRIQGHVLRTPLVPAPRLSDLTGATVLVKHENMQATASFKERGAVNKLLTLDADERARGVIAMSAGNHAQAVAYHARRFGIPATIVMPETTPLVKVENTRSHGARVVLHGETLYESAQKARELAQAEGLVFVHPYDDAAVMAGQGTIAREMLDDAPDLDVLIIPLGGGGLMAGNAVAAKAIKPAIELIGVEAELYPSFYNAVNAEDLDVGGATLAEGIAVKTVGVQTLPIVSSLVADIVLVGEDLIERAVNAYACLQHTLAEGAGATGLAAMLKEPARYAGRKVGLVLCGGNIDTRLLAAIMVRELEREDRIIAFRLTTSDRPGLLGKVASLLGDEGANILEVSHGRLFLDVPAKGVTLDVTVETRGASHSQAIEAALRTNGYAPRRILPRGLVEPGR
- a CDS encoding branched-chain amino acid ABC transporter permease; the protein is MSRLLSILVVLALASCNAAFDSDQQRLCRQAIVPNNAPDARIVVEAPEPGLRPNTLRIPYLIESWGGRPQRRVIDCLFAGEGVGAQRGALIGIALDGEPMPDASFYLLRRFYLENRQEPPPDPGAAASETLPEVSPALAYGLQQGLSALPSAAIYALLACSYALIYGLTGRIILSFGEFAALGALSSVVGVALVLSLAVSTPASGLFIAFGVALAVAAFHGFAMGRFVLRPLARANGQQVLIATIGLSIALSEYLRLAQGPDLRWLPPVFNEPWSLARAGSFIVTTTPLGLAVAAAGLSVTLGIVLLIWHSGYGRAWRAVSDDARTAALFGVDARSVHDKALILACAACGMAGVIVTVIYGGMGFAGGFTLGLKALVAAILGGIGSVGGAALGGLCIAAFEVVWSSTMPLEQRDIAVYTLLAAVLILRPGGFFGDGALAPRQV